The following are encoded together in the Lathyrus oleraceus cultivar Zhongwan6 chromosome 3, CAAS_Psat_ZW6_1.0, whole genome shotgun sequence genome:
- the LOC127128431 gene encoding uncharacterized protein LOC127128431 isoform X3, whose amino-acid sequence MKLGSILLLVAALIALFNHSHGSGIEPNIKYCPKVLTGLSGDCLHAQRDCNAEFNARFKGAQARRCRCDTTVNTHTCSCCIVCGLNEHQNNDLFISQDDCL is encoded by the exons ATGAAGCTAGGAAGCATTCTCCTACTTGTTGCTGCTTTGATTGCTCTCTTCAACCATAGCCATGGATCTg GTATAGAACCCAATATCAAATATTGCCCTAAGGTTCTTACAGGATTGAGTGGTGACTGTCTGCATGCACAACGTGACTGCAATGCTGAATTTAATGCAAGGTTTAAAGGTGCTCAGGCTCGTCGTTGTAGATGTGACACTACTGTTAATACACACACATGCTCATGTTGTATAGTTTGTGGATTAAATGAGCATCAGAATAATGACCTTTTTATAAGTCAAGATGATTGCTTATAA
- the LOC127128431 gene encoding uncharacterized protein LOC127128431 isoform X4 — protein MKLGSILLFVAALIVLFNLSYGSGIEPNIKYCPKVLTGLSGDCLHAQRDCNAEFNARFKGAQARRCRCDTTVNTHTCSCCIVCGLNEHQNNDLFISQDDCL, from the exons ATGAAGCTAGGAAGCATTCTCCTATTTGTTGCTGCTTTGATTGTTCTCTTCAACCTTAGCTATGGATCTg GTATAGAACCCAATATCAAATATTGCCCTAAGGTTCTTACAGGATTGAGTGGTGACTGTCTGCATGCACAACGTGACTGCAATGCTGAATTTAATGCAAGGTTTAAAGGTGCTCAGGCTCGTCGTTGTAGATGTGACACTACTGTTAATACACACACATGCTCATGTTGTATAGTTTGTGGATTAAATGAGCATCAGAATAATGACCTTTTTATAAGTCAAGATGATTGCTTATAA
- the LOC127128431 gene encoding uncharacterized protein LOC127128431 isoform X2 produces MKLGSILLFVAALIVLFNLSYGSGIEPNIKYCSKVLTGLSGDCLHAQRDCNAEFNARFKGAQARRCRCDTTVNTHTCSCCIVCGLNEHLNNDIFISQDDCL; encoded by the exons ATGAAGCTAGGAAGCATTCTCCTATTTGTTGCTGCTTTGATTGTTCTCTTCAACCTTAGCTATGGATCTg GTATAGAACCCAATATCAAATATTGTTCTAAAGTTCTTACAGGATTGAGTGGTGACTGTCTGCATGCACAACGTGACTGCAATGCTGAATTTAATGCAAGGTTTAAAGGTGCTCAGGCTCGTCGTTGTAGATGTGACACTACTGTTAATACACACACCTGCTCATGTTGTATAGTTTGTGGATTAAATGAGCATCTGAATAATGACATTTTTATAAGTCAAGATGATTGCTTATAA